The genomic stretch AATATGCCTATCACTTCTTATTTTACAAAAAACAATCGTCAAATGTCTTTCAGTTATAATCTAATCTCGGTGGTTAGAGCAGGTAAACCAGAAAGTTTTTTCATTGTGATTTCATTAAAGTTTCTTTTTTAGCCTTTAAAAATGAAGAGAGCTTATTTATTTCGCTTCTATACTTTCGTTCGTTGACCCTGTTCTTATTTTCTTCTGGATCTATGTGATGGTCAAACAACATTCGGGAATGAATCTTTTCTTTTTGTTTCCATTCCGCATAGTTGTATCTATTGCTAACAGCATTGTCTCCCCCTTCCCATTGGATATATACTTGGTCTTTTATTTTTGCTTTTAAATTTGTTAAAATAGGAACAAAACTAGTGCCATTTAATTGATTCTTTGGTATGGGCAAATGACAAAGTTCACATAGTGTTGGATATAAATCTACGAATTCTACCATGGACTTAGTTTTTCCTTTTTTCAATCCGGGAACACGTACAATTAAAGGAACGTGAGTAGAACGATCCATTAAATTATGCTTACCGAGAAAGTTGTGTTCCCCTAGATGCCAGCCATGGTCTCCTAGTAATACAACGATGGTATTATTTGCTAAACCTAGCTCATCCAGGGCATCCAGCACTTTTCCTATTTGGGCGTCAACATAGCTTAAACAGGCATAATATCCGTGTTTGGCTTCTTTCTGAAAATAGATATCATCTGCTGTGGTAGTACGTGCGTAAGCATAGATTTCTCCAGAGTTTTTAACTTCATCCGGCAAGCCTGCAGGGCGAAAACGATTATTGGCAACTGGAATTTTCTCTCGGTCATATAAATCCCAATATTTTTTAGGGGCATTAAAAGGTAAATGTGGCTTCCAAAATCCACATGCCATAAAGAAAGGTTTTCCTTGTTCTTTTAAACGTTTTAAGTCTGCAATGGCTTTTAATGCCAGTTTTCCGTCATCATAAGCGGTGTCAGGTACTTCAGCCCACTCACAAAAAGGCCCTCGCATTGTTTTGGGATTGATAGTTCGTGCGGAGACTTCATTCATCCATAATTCCCATTTATTGTATTCTGCCCAATATACATCATATCCGTCGGGATGTTTACGGTAAGGAGGTTCACTCCATGAATTAGCATGATCTGAAAGATGGTGGAAAACCTTGCCGTTTGAGATTGTGTAATAGCCATGTGATGTAAACCATCTTGATATCGGAATTGCGGTTGGGCAATCTTTGCTGGCATAAGCGGAATAGTTGACAAAGCGATCTGGATAGTGTGGATACACTCCTGTCAATAAACTGGCGCGTGAAGCTCCACTTACTGGGATATTACAGTAAGCGTTCTGAAATAATAACCCGCTGGCGGCAAAACGATCGATATTGGGGGTCTTTACTTCTTTTACTCCATAGCATCCTAACTCAGGGCGCATATCGTCTGCCATCAAGAATAGAACGTTCATTTTCTCTGTCTGTGAAAATACAGACAGAGAAGAGAAGGCAAGCATTGAAATGCTTGAAAACAAAGTATATTTTAACTGCATAATTTTATTTATTGTTTTCCCATCCAGGATTTTGTTCTAGAGCAGGATTGAGTGCCAATTGATTTAGAGGAATTGGATTTAGATAGTAATGTTCCAACCATCCTAGGGGTTTCTCAAAATAATATACATATCCTTCATTGTTGGAGGGACCATTCATAACTTTTACATTAAATTCACTTGCATTTTTTAAATAGACCCCAGTAGGTTGTTTGTCTACGTAATGTCCTTTTTTCCAGCGGCGTAAATCGTCCAGACGAGTTCCTTCACCCATTAATTCAACGCGGCGTTCACGGCGGATTTCCCATAGTAACGGATTTACATCTTGATCTCTGTCAGGATCAAAATCTGTGGTAATATCTGTCAAGACCATATCGGCCACGTGAGCACGTTTTCTCAGTTTATTAATAGTTTCATCTGCTATAGATTGATCGAATTGCCCTAGTTCATACATTGCTTCGGCATAATTCAACAGTATCTCACCGAGTCTGAATAGGGGAGCGTCTGTAGTACAAACTCCATTGGCAGTGCTGGCATCGGTATGAGTATTATAGTATTTCCATACCCAGAAACCCATTTGGCTGGCATTCCATCCCTGTCCCCAATTGACATTTTTGAAATGAGGTTGCCCTTTGGTTATAAAACCTTTGAAATTAGATGTCGGCAACCGGTGATAAGTTTCTTTAGAAATTGTTGCCATCAAGTCAATATATTCACGTTCAGAGGGATTGTCTGTGAACTTCCATTGAGTGGTAGAGGCACTTGCTAGACTTACCATATAGGGAGGACATACTGTGTGATATAAACGATAATCCCGGTTGCGGAACTGTGCATATACATCTTTATCACCTCCGTATGTGGAACTGTTTTTGATAGGATGTCCGTCACTGCACAAATAACTGTCTACAGCATCTTTGGTTGCTTCTATTTGTGATTCGCCGGTTCTTACCATACGTGTGAGCCCATGGCATAGCTGGCTGGTAGCATACTCTTTGTATAGAATAATTCCATTTATGCCATCTAAAGACTCTGAGTTGAAAAGTTCTTCATAGTTGGGATGTAGGGTAGTATATTTATTCATGACTTCCTTGGAAGCCCGTGTACATTCTTCTAAATAGGTTGTGGCATTTTGTAGGGCATGATATTTTCTCCATGTACCTTCAAATAAACAAAAACGGGAAATTAATGATTGTACTACAGCTCGATTGATCGTATTATTGCCATCTCCGTCTACCTTGATATGTTCTTCTGCATATTTCAAGTTATTCAGAATATTTTGGGCTACAACATCCCGTGGGTCTCTAGGGGAATATAGTTCCTCGCTGTCTTCTGATAAAGCATGTTCTACCCATGGTAAATCTCCATATAGAGATAGCATTTTAAAATATTTATAAGCGCGAAAAAAATATCCAACACTTCTCCAATGTGCTTTTTCTGCATCATTCATGGATGACTGGTCTATATTGTCCAACATTAAATTCACCCGGCGGATATATTCATAGTCCCATGAATCAGAAGACGCAGGTACCTTAGCTTTCTGATACGCCCATTGACTTTCATTGCCTGAGACATGCTTGATCATATTGTCAGCTTCATAATCTCCTTTAAAAATCTCATCAGTTTGTCCTGTTTTATATGCATAGCCGAAAAAGACGTTATACAGTCCCCAAGCGTAAGTCTTGAAGTTTTCATATGATCGGAAAGAGGTTAATTCCGTTTGTTGATCTTTGGGATATACCTCCATAAAATCATTATTTAAACAAGAATTCATCAACAGGAAGAGTCCTACTCCTACTATATATTTTTTCATAATGTCAGCTTTTATTATAAACTTAAATTAATACCAAATGAGAATTGACGCATATAAGGATAAGTAAATCCACGTTGTCCCAAATTGTCTGTTACTACACGTTCAGCATCTATCCCTTTGGGCAGATGATCAAATGTAAAGAGGTTTTCTCCACTAAAAAATACTGATAAGTTAGTAATACCCAGTGGCTTGATCAGTTTTATGGGGAAGGTATATGATAAACTGATATTGCGTATGCTCAAATACGCCCCATTTTGCAAAAAACGGGTTTGTGTTTTTTGATTGGCTTTAGTATTTCCTTCTGCCTTTTCATATAAACGTGGAAAATAACTATTTGTATGTTCTGGAGTCCAGTAATTCAATTGAGAGTCAAACAAAGTTGAGTAAGCATCGTAATGTGGATAGAATAGCTCATTCATAAGCCAAAGATCCCGTTTGCCGACTCCTTGTAAAATAAATGACAATGAAATACCTTTCCATGCTGCGCCACCACGAATTCCGTACTGATATCTGCGAGTATCATTACCGATAATATGAGTATCGCCTGGTTCGTTTGACGTGTTTTTACCATTGTTTATAATACCATTTCCATCAAAATCCACATAAAGTATATCTCCCGGATTGGGATTATAACCTTCCATTTTGGGAATATTGTTTTTTAACTTTCCTTGACTGTCAAAATCTTCGGTAGTATATAAGCGGTCTGTAGTATACCCCCATATTTCACCTAATTCCATTCCTTTTCGGTAAATCAGATTGCCATCCGAATCTTTTCCTAGTAAGCCTACCTCATTGTCGTATTTTGTGATTTTCGTACGCGAGTCATATAGGTTAAAACCTAAATAATATTGCACATTGCCGATACGGTCATTCCAATCCAAGGATATTTCCCAACCTTTGGCGCGTAAATCGGCAGAGTTTTGTAATGGGGCTTTGGCACCCAATACTCCTGGAAGTTCCATACCTGGAGCCAACATTCCTTTTGTATCCCGTTGGTACCAATCAAATACAACATTTAGGCGGTTATTAAACAGCCCTAGGTCAAACCCGAAATCCAAAGTACTAACTTTTTCCCAAGTGAAACTATTGCTGACTAGAGCTGGAGGGGCCAATGTTGTAGTAGCTTGTCCGTTTACAACCCAATTAGCCAATGGAGAATCCATGCCAGGAATAAAAGCATAAGGTTCTATACTTTGATTACCGATATTACCATAAGAACCTCTCAATTTTAAGTTAGAAAGAAAAACTTTACTCCATTCCATAAATTGCTCTTCACTGACACGCCAGCCTATGGAAACAGAAGGAAAGAAGCCGAAACGATTTTCTTTAGGGAATTTCGAAGAACCATCATAACGCCCGTTTGTTTCGAGTAAATATTTACCGGCATAAGAGTAATTTATCCTATAGAATACTCCTCTGACATGGTATTCCTCAAATTCATCACTGTTTTTATAATCTCCTGTAGCTTGTGATAATGAGGGTAAATCTTCGTTAATCATATCTGTGCGTGACGCTTTCATCATCTTATAGGCATTGCTTTCCTGATTGAAACCAGCCATAATTCCAATGTCATGTTTACCTAATGTTTTGTTGTAATTGGCATATACATTAAAAGCATTATAATTGGTCGCCCGATTTTCTATTTCATATTTCGAATTTGAAACAGACTGTTCCTTGCGGAAGTTAGCTCCGTGAGCATAATTAAATTTCTTATCGAAAGTTGTGATTTCTCTAGTCTTTCTATTAAATGTATATTCACCGATTATTTTCAGATCTTTGAACGGAGTAATAGTCAGCTTGCCAAAGATGCGTAAGTCGTTTCTGTCATTTTCTTTAGGTGCTGACAGATTAATGAAATTATGAGGAGTATTGATAGGCAAGATTTCACCGTCTAGTTCCATATTACCTAATGGAAAATAAGATGGAAAGGCTACTGCTGCTCCCCAAATACCATAAGAAGCTGAAGTATAGGGAAGTTCTGAATGTGAATTCGCATATTTGATGTCTAATTCCGGAGTAATCCAGGAATGAATATCGGAACGGATGTAAGATGATATATTATAACGTTTGTATGAGTCTTTATCTGTAACAAGAATTCCGTTTTGATCCACCATCCCAGCTGACATTCTGTAAGATATTGATTTATTACCTCCTCCAACAGAAATATTATGTGTTTGTTGAAAACCTGTTTCCATCATATCGTTTAAGAGATCCGTTTCTTGTAAACTGTATCGAAGTCCGTCTACTACGGCATAACCGTCAGGATAATTGCCTGAATTAGTATCATATTCTTTCAATAACTCCAACCAGGTATCTACATTTTGTCCTGTTTGATATGATACTGTTCCCATATCTTTATAAGCTTGTACTGTTTGTAACGGAGTTGCTTTGTGGGGTAAATTACTAGGCTTACTGAATGAGAAGTTATTAGAGTAGTTGATAGAGAAGCGAGTGTCTTTCATTCCCTTTTTAGTGGTGACTAGGATAACTCCGAATGCAGCGCGTGCACCGTAAATAGCCGATGATGCGGCATCTTTCAATACAGAGATAGATTCAATATCATTAGGATCCAGCATATTTATGTCCATCTCTACATTGTCAACTAATACGAGCGGGGCACCTTCATTGATGCTGTTTACTCCCCGGATATTGAAAGACATTTCAGCACCGGGTTGGCCTGATGTACCTGTTACTTGCAATCCCGGCATTGCTCCCATCAGTACATTACTTACCGAAGTAACAGGCCGATCCCCCAATATTTCATCCATTTTTACACTGCTTACTGCTCCTGTCAGGTTGGCCTTTTTTTGTACACCGTATCCGACCACTACTACTTCTTCTAAAGTTTCAGTATCTTCTTTTAAAACAATATTTAGTTCTTTTTTATTTCCGGTGTTCATTTCCAGTGAGGCATATCCAATGTAGGAAATTTGCAATGTCGCATCGGTTGAGGCATCTAGTACAAACCGTCCGTCTATATCTGTAATCGTGCCTATAGATTGTCCTTTAATTTTTACGTTAGCACCTATAATCGGTTCGCCATTCACATCTTTAATGATGCCGGATATTTTTTTTGTTTCAGATGATTTTACATTGCCGGTTTGCTTGTCCGAAATAACGATTGTTTTAGGTGAAACAATACTATATTCTAGATTTCTGTCTTTTAAAGCTTGATTCAGAACGGTAGTGACCGAAATATTTTCCGCTGATATCGAAATATTTCGGTCAGCATCTAGAACAACACTACGATAAGAAAAACGATAGGGCGTTTGATTCTCGATAATGTTAAAGATCTCTTTTAATGATACATTTTTTACGTTTATCGTTATTAGTTTTTCCTGTGCCATAGATTCGAATGTACAGAAAAGAAGCAATAACGAAAACAAAGTGAACAACTTCAGTTGTGCGTGTTTGTTTTTCATACGATAGTAAATTTTAGATTAATGTTAGGCCCTGTGGGCATTGTCGTAAGTAAAGACAATGTATTTTTATAGAAGTACCGAAGATAAGATATGTTATAAAGCATACAAAACGAAGCCGCTTTCTCTCAATTTAGAAAGAAAATCGGTTTTGATATTGATTGGATTTGATTCAAATGTCAGTCAAAATAATTTCTTTGCCTTTGATTTGCGCCTTAAGATGATAGGACTTTTCAATTACTTCCAGCACTTCGTTTAAATTGGTAAGAGGTAGTGTACCGGTAAAAGTGTCGGTGGGACAGTTTTTACAGGTGATGTTGATTCGAACATTATAGCTTTGTTCAATAGTATGGATGACTTCAGAGAATTTAGTATTTCTGAATATCATGTTGCCATGTCTCCATGCTGATATTTTTTGGGTGTCCTCTTCTGCAATGATGAAAATATTACCTGTTGATTGGTCTAATATTGCCTTTTGTTTCGGGTGAAGGATTACATTCTTATGACTTTGAGTTGCACCAAGCCATACGCTTCCTTCCTCTAGGGCCAGTTCGGCTGTTTTATGATCCTTTCGTACTAAAAGATTAAAAGTAGTTCCCAGTACCTTTACTTGTAGTCCTTGGGCATCTATGATAAAAGGTACTTCCTTGTTTTTATCGATCTGAAAATAACCTTCTCCATCAAAGCTGATTTTCCTTTCTTTTTTGTTATAGGTTTGGGGGAAGTATGCTAACCTGGATTCTGAATTCAGAGAAACAGCGGTGCCGTCCGGAAGAGTGACACTTGCCCGTTCTCCTCGAGCTGTACAGACAATCATTTCTTTGGTGGCAATTTGTCTGTTCTCATAATACAGATAGCCGGAAAGTATAATGAATACAGGCAATAATATAGTAGCGGCAATCTGGATTATACGACTAAAATCGAAGCCATTGCTTTTTTCTTCTTTTATGGAATTTTCGATCTGTGCCTTTATTTTGTCTATTTGTTTGTCGGGAACGGAAGTGACATCAATTTTTTCATTCATCCAAGTTTGATACATTTCTTCCCCTATTTCATAGTCCGACATGGATTTAATTCTATTTCTGAGTTCCTGTAACTCCGCCGGGGATAGTTCGTCATTCCTATATTTGGTTTCAAGTTTCTTCATTTATTTTTTTCTATTTATGACATCCATTTATGTTGATAGTACCGAATTTTATTTTCTAATTAATAAAAAGTAACATTAGAAGTAACCATATTTTGTTTAATTTCTCCTTTAGGGTCTTAAGTCCTAGTGAAAGCTGGTTTTTTACGGTTTGTTCGCTTAAAGAAAGTTTTTCTGCTATTTCTTTATTGGATAACTGTTTGAACCGGGATAGACGAATTACTTTTTGCTGAGTGTCTGGGAGCTTTTCTATTGTTTTGAGGAATCTGAATAGGAATTCATTATATTCCAGCTTGTAATGAGTGTCCTCGGTTGACAGGGTATCTATATGATAAATGTATTCTTCATATATGGGATGGTTTATTTTCTGACGGTATGCATTGATGAGACGGTGTTTAGCCATAATAAAAAGTAGAGAACGTAATGTTTCATCTTGTCTTATATTTATACGGTTAGACCACAGTTTTACAAAAACCTCTTGTACGATTTCCTCTGATTCTTCGGAAGATTTGGTAAATTGTAAACTATAAGCATACAGGCGTTTGGAGTACATTTGATAAATTTTGTCAAATGCCTTATGCGATCCTTGTTTTAAGTCATGAATCAAGTGTCGTTCTATATTTTCTATGTGCTCTTCCAAGATATATGGTGTTACCTAAATGTGGATTAATCCCATAATATTCGTTTGCAAAGATAATCATTATGTATTTCTCTTGTGTATCTCTAGAACTAATTTTGTATGATATCTGAATATGTCTTTTAATTGTAAGAAATAGGTTCAATAGTAATTTTTTCTTGTTTTAAGACTAATTCTCTTCCTTATATTCAAACCATTGGTATGATGCTTTATTTATCGATTGTTTTCCATTACTTGTCGCATATATTCCGACTCCCGTACCATTAAAGCGGTTGACCTTATTATCCGACACAGCATCTACACTTTGTACCTCTCCCACTTGATAAAGCATATCATTTGACAAACCGGCATAGAATGTTAATGTAGCTCCTTTGGCTACCAAGCGTAATATGACAGATTTTTCCTTCCAAGGCAGTGTCGCAATTATTGTTTTTTTGCCTAGAAGTACTTTTGTCAAACGGATTTCATTCTTTCCTTTCAGTAATGAATAATAGCCTTTAGCTGTACGATACAGAACCAAGCCCGCCCATTCGTTCACCCGACGGGTGGAGAAACTCATTGTCGTGGTGGCAGAAAAATTATGGGAATGTACACGGCGCAGAAGCATGGAGGGACATACCAGACTGTCTGCCATCTCAGGTCGGAGAGACAAAAACAAGTTGCCATCGGCAAAATGATGGAAAGGTTGCTCAGGGATACGCATTGTAGCCCATTCCGGTGATAAAGCAGAACTTTCAAAATCATTCTGTTTATCTGTCTTCGACACCGGCGTCCATGGTAAAGGTGGACGTTTCAACCGGTTTCCGATAACACCAATGCCGGGATTGAAGATAGGTTCACCGTTTTGAAAACTCACCTCACAAAGAAAGGTTTCGCGTCCTAAAGGCACCAGTCCTCCTTCCACAATTCGTTTACCGAGAAACACAGCATACCAATCTCCGGTCGGTGTCTGTACCAGATCGGCATGTCCGAGAGACTGCACAGGGTAGTCCTTGCCAAGATGGCGGTGTGTCAATACGGGATTGACGGTACAAGGTACATACGGTCCCCAGAGGGATTTAGCAGTGAGGGCGGTAACAGCATGGTTATAATCCGATCCTCCTTCAGCCATCAACAATAGATAGTGGTCCTTTATTTTGTATAAATGAGGCCCTTCGGCGTATTTTGCATTAGCCGCATGACCATAGGCCAATGTTTTTCGTTCTCCGACCAGACATCTTTTTTGGAGGTCCAGCTCCTGCATCCATACGGCACACTGGGCAGGCCATGCGCTCTTAAAATCCCAGCGATTGCCTGTATAATAACAGCGTCCGTCCTCATCAAAAAAAAGAGAAGGGTCAATGCCGGGAGCATCTTTCAGCCACACCGGATCCGACCAGGGACCGGCCGGATTCTTGGCTGTCATGTAGAAATTGCCACCACAGCCATGAGCTGTGGTGATAAGATAGAATGTTCCATTATGATAACGCAAAGTGGGGGCCCAGATGCCGTCATTATCCGTCATACCGTTAAAGTCGATAGCCTTGGGATTGGTTAATGCATGACCGATAAGCGACCAGTTAGTCAGGTCACGGCTGTGATAAATAGGAAGTCCGGGAAACCATGTGAATGATGAAGTGACTAAATAATAATCTTCTCCTACCCGGCAGATGGAAGGATCTGGATGGAATCCCGTGCGAATGGGATTGGAAATGGAATCCGGAATAATCGTTTCTCCCATCATTCTTGCACACAAAAAAATAGTAACTAACAGTAAAAGTAATCTTTTTATTTTTCTGTTTAGAAATATGAAACTGCGCGTTATTATAATATTTCTCATCGTTATTTAATATATTAGCAATTATTATACTTCAAATTTTCCAGTGTTACATTTCTTCTGTCTTTTGCATGGTTAATTCTGTATCTCAGCCCTTTTGCATAAGATATGGAATAGCTCAAAAGTGATAGACATTGTCTATCGTTACGAAAGTGTCGTCACTTCCATAGATTGTTTTAGTCTTGTCTGTCCATACCGGTCGTATTCCTGTTACTTCAACCTGTAAGGTATAATTTGCCTTCGACATTTTCGGTGTTATAATTCGAATTGCTTTTTCCGGATACTTGCTGTAGAAATCTACCAATGAAGAATATACAGTATCTTTCTCGGTATTTAATACACTTACTTTGGCATATCCGCCATG from Phocaeicola dorei encodes the following:
- a CDS encoding FecR family protein, whose product is MKKLETKYRNDELSPAELQELRNRIKSMSDYEIGEEMYQTWMNEKIDVTSVPDKQIDKIKAQIENSIKEEKSNGFDFSRIIQIAATILLPVFIILSGYLYYENRQIATKEMIVCTARGERASVTLPDGTAVSLNSESRLAYFPQTYNKKERKISFDGEGYFQIDKNKEVPFIIDAQGLQVKVLGTTFNLLVRKDHKTAELALEEGSVWLGATQSHKNVILHPKQKAILDQSTGNIFIIAEEDTQKISAWRHGNMIFRNTKFSEVIHTIEQSYNVRINITCKNCPTDTFTGTLPLTNLNEVLEVIEKSYHLKAQIKGKEIILTDI
- a CDS encoding RagB/SusD family nutrient uptake outer membrane protein is translated as MKKYIVGVGLFLLMNSCLNNDFMEVYPKDQQTELTSFRSYENFKTYAWGLYNVFFGYAYKTGQTDEIFKGDYEADNMIKHVSGNESQWAYQKAKVPASSDSWDYEYIRRVNLMLDNIDQSSMNDAEKAHWRSVGYFFRAYKYFKMLSLYGDLPWVEHALSEDSEELYSPRDPRDVVAQNILNNLKYAEEHIKVDGDGNNTINRAVVQSLISRFCLFEGTWRKYHALQNATTYLEECTRASKEVMNKYTTLHPNYEELFNSESLDGINGIILYKEYATSQLCHGLTRMVRTGESQIEATKDAVDSYLCSDGHPIKNSSTYGGDKDVYAQFRNRDYRLYHTVCPPYMVSLASASTTQWKFTDNPSEREYIDLMATISKETYHRLPTSNFKGFITKGQPHFKNVNWGQGWNASQMGFWVWKYYNTHTDASTANGVCTTDAPLFRLGEILLNYAEAMYELGQFDQSIADETINKLRKRAHVADMVLTDITTDFDPDRDQDVNPLLWEIRRERRVELMGEGTRLDDLRRWKKGHYVDKQPTGVYLKNASEFNVKVMNGPSNNEGYVYYFEKPLGWLEHYYLNPIPLNQLALNPALEQNPGWENNK
- a CDS encoding RNA polymerase sigma-70 factor, with product MEEHIENIERHLIHDLKQGSHKAFDKIYQMYSKRLYAYSLQFTKSSEESEEIVQEVFVKLWSNRINIRQDETLRSLLFIMAKHRLINAYRQKINHPIYEEYIYHIDTLSTEDTHYKLEYNEFLFRFLKTIEKLPDTQQKVIRLSRFKQLSNKEIAEKLSLSEQTVKNQLSLGLKTLKEKLNKIWLLLMLLFIN
- a CDS encoding SusC/RagA family TonB-linked outer membrane protein; translation: MKNKHAQLKLFTLFSLLLLFCTFESMAQEKLITINVKNVSLKEIFNIIENQTPYRFSYRSVVLDADRNISISAENISVTTVLNQALKDRNLEYSIVSPKTIVISDKQTGNVKSSETKKISGIIKDVNGEPIIGANVKIKGQSIGTITDIDGRFVLDASTDATLQISYIGYASLEMNTGNKKELNIVLKEDTETLEEVVVVGYGVQKKANLTGAVSSVKMDEILGDRPVTSVSNVLMGAMPGLQVTGTSGQPGAEMSFNIRGVNSINEGAPLVLVDNVEMDINMLDPNDIESISVLKDAASSAIYGARAAFGVILVTTKKGMKDTRFSINYSNNFSFSKPSNLPHKATPLQTVQAYKDMGTVSYQTGQNVDTWLELLKEYDTNSGNYPDGYAVVDGLRYSLQETDLLNDMMETGFQQTHNISVGGGNKSISYRMSAGMVDQNGILVTDKDSYKRYNISSYIRSDIHSWITPELDIKYANSHSELPYTSASYGIWGAAVAFPSYFPLGNMELDGEILPINTPHNFINLSAPKENDRNDLRIFGKLTITPFKDLKIIGEYTFNRKTREITTFDKKFNYAHGANFRKEQSVSNSKYEIENRATNYNAFNVYANYNKTLGKHDIGIMAGFNQESNAYKMMKASRTDMINEDLPSLSQATGDYKNSDEFEEYHVRGVFYRINYSYAGKYLLETNGRYDGSSKFPKENRFGFFPSVSIGWRVSEEQFMEWSKVFLSNLKLRGSYGNIGNQSIEPYAFIPGMDSPLANWVVNGQATTTLAPPALVSNSFTWEKVSTLDFGFDLGLFNNRLNVVFDWYQRDTKGMLAPGMELPGVLGAKAPLQNSADLRAKGWEISLDWNDRIGNVQYYLGFNLYDSRTKITKYDNEVGLLGKDSDGNLIYRKGMELGEIWGYTTDRLYTTEDFDSQGKLKNNIPKMEGYNPNPGDILYVDFDGNGIINNGKNTSNEPGDTHIIGNDTRRYQYGIRGGAAWKGISLSFILQGVGKRDLWLMNELFYPHYDAYSTLFDSQLNYWTPEHTNSYFPRLYEKAEGNTKANQKTQTRFLQNGAYLSIRNISLSYTFPIKLIKPLGITNLSVFFSGENLFTFDHLPKGIDAERVVTDNLGQRGFTYPYMRQFSFGINLSL
- a CDS encoding sulfatase; translation: MQLKYTLFSSISMLAFSSLSVFSQTEKMNVLFLMADDMRPELGCYGVKEVKTPNIDRFAASGLLFQNAYCNIPVSGASRASLLTGVYPHYPDRFVNYSAYASKDCPTAIPISRWFTSHGYYTISNGKVFHHLSDHANSWSEPPYRKHPDGYDVYWAEYNKWELWMNEVSARTINPKTMRGPFCEWAEVPDTAYDDGKLALKAIADLKRLKEQGKPFFMACGFWKPHLPFNAPKKYWDLYDREKIPVANNRFRPAGLPDEVKNSGEIYAYARTTTADDIYFQKEAKHGYYACLSYVDAQIGKVLDALDELGLANNTIVVLLGDHGWHLGEHNFLGKHNLMDRSTHVPLIVRVPGLKKGKTKSMVEFVDLYPTLCELCHLPIPKNQLNGTSFVPILTNLKAKIKDQVYIQWEGGDNAVSNRYNYAEWKQKEKIHSRMLFDHHIDPEENKNRVNERKYRSEINKLSSFLKAKKETLMKSQ
- a CDS encoding glycoside hydrolase family 43 protein, whose product is MRNIIITRSFIFLNRKIKRLLLLLVTIFLCARMMGETIIPDSISNPIRTGFHPDPSICRVGEDYYLVTSSFTWFPGLPIYHSRDLTNWSLIGHALTNPKAIDFNGMTDNDGIWAPTLRYHNGTFYLITTAHGCGGNFYMTAKNPAGPWSDPVWLKDAPGIDPSLFFDEDGRCYYTGNRWDFKSAWPAQCAVWMQELDLQKRCLVGERKTLAYGHAANAKYAEGPHLYKIKDHYLLLMAEGGSDYNHAVTALTAKSLWGPYVPCTVNPVLTHRHLGKDYPVQSLGHADLVQTPTGDWYAVFLGKRIVEGGLVPLGRETFLCEVSFQNGEPIFNPGIGVIGNRLKRPPLPWTPVSKTDKQNDFESSALSPEWATMRIPEQPFHHFADGNLFLSLRPEMADSLVCPSMLLRRVHSHNFSATTTMSFSTRRVNEWAGLVLYRTAKGYYSLLKGKNEIRLTKVLLGKKTIIATLPWKEKSVILRLVAKGATLTFYAGLSNDMLYQVGEVQSVDAVSDNKVNRFNGTGVGIYATSNGKQSINKASYQWFEYKEEN